The following coding sequences lie in one Homalodisca vitripennis isolate AUS2020 chromosome X, UT_GWSS_2.1, whole genome shotgun sequence genomic window:
- the LOC124369853 gene encoding uncharacterized protein LOC124369853, whose amino-acid sequence MDEEEPPPKRTKHPGRKRTRRIESWKRKKSSILRNSGHEYTDRKGKVHQRKELKPYNHQCRYKCNEKIDEEKRQEFFNSYWSLGSWELQSSYLNSAVNIGAPNKKKDGAVRGKSFSCQYNLGNVRVCKEFFLKTLDLSNKRITNVASKKHISKTGIPPRDKRGRKVPTNKIVQEKTDLVKEHIAMFPRYSSHYSRHQNPNRKYLDSNLNIKKMYECYKLFCEDRGVEPTTVSYYRHIFNTCFNLTFHRPHTDTCNTCDKLQNTIEHGDKEAKVAATTAKEFHLRQAESAKTEMEHVKKEVKDDPTHVAICFDLQKMLPTPILTCTRIYYSRQLWTYNFNVHDICTGNAFMFMWHEAQASRGCEEIVSCLLQYIKSFPPTVTHLTAFSDNCGGQNKSHITVKFWLHVVNTTNIETIDLKFLLTGHSYNHCDRDFGKIENIKRNTKRGVYVPDDWMEIIAGASKKFMVKKMSDEDFVSLEAIHKFYVKSVKGISKMQWLQFRKNHPWTLFYKTTFNKDLPFSEYSMIAKNPGRIPTQLPPLPPKTNKKKIKASKYKDLLDLLQFVPPVHHKFYRSLDYQGNTLTRQGQSREDQPCEEHPHHEEDNIELENFFDSDSD is encoded by the coding sequence ATGGACGAAGAAGAACCCCCTCCTAAGCGCACCAAGCACCCTGGAAGAAAAAGGACTCGACGAATTGAGTCATGGAAAAGGAAAAAATCTTCTATACTTCGCAATTCGGGGCACGAATACACTGACCGCAAAGGTAAAGTACACCAAAGAAAGGAGCTTAAGCCGTACAACCATCAATGTCGttacaaatgtaatgaaaaaattgaTGAGGAAAAGAGACaagaattttttaacagttattgGTCTTTGGGAAGCTGGGAACTACAATCTTCTTATTTGAACTCGGCTGTTAATATAGGGGCGCCTAATAAAAAGAAAGATGGTGCAGTGCGTGGGAAATCCTTTTCTTGTCAATATAATCTAGGAAATGTCAGAGTTTGTAAAGAGTTCTTTTTAAAGACTCTTGATTTGTCCAACAAGCGAATTACTAATGTTgcttctaagaaacacatatctAAAACAGGTATTCCACCTCGAGACAAAAGAGGGCGTAAAGTTCCTACCAACAAAATTGTGCAGGAAAAAACTGACTTGGTCAAGGAGCATATTGCAATGTTTCCAAGATACTCCAGTCACTATTCTCGACATCAAAATCCGAACAGGAAATATCTTGACAGTAACCTTAACATAAAAAAGATGTATGAATGTTACAAGCTTTTCTGTGAAGATCGGGGCGTAGAACCTACTACTGTATCTTATTACAGACACATTTTCAACACTTGTTTCAACCTTACTTTCCATCGACCACACACAGACACTTGCAATACGTGTGATAAGTTGCAAAACACCATCGAACATGGAGATAAAGAAGCAAAGGTAGCTGCTACTACAGCTAAAGAATTTCACCTCCGTCAAGCTGAGAGTGCTAAAACTGAAATGGAACATGTGAAAAAGGAGGTAAAAGATGACCCAACCCATGTTGCGATATGTTTTGACCTCCAAAAAATGTTGCCAACCCCAATACTAACTTGTACTAGAATTTACTACTCTCGTCAACTTTGGACCTATAATTTCAACGTCCATGATATCTGTACAGGTAATGCGTTCATGTTCATGTGGCATGAAGCACAAGCTTCTAGAGGGTGCGAAGAAATTGTCTCTTGTTTGTTGcagtatataaaatcatttccTCCAACTGTAACCCACTTGACAGCTTTTAGCGACAATTGTGGGGGCCAGAACAAGAGTCACATCACAGTAAAGTTCTGGCTTCACGTTGTTAATACAACTAACATTGAGACCATTGATTTGAAGTTTCTGCTTACTGGGCATTCTTACAACCACTGTGACAGGGACTTTGGGAAGATTGAAAATATAAAGAGGAACACGAAGAGGGGCGTTTATGTTCCTGACGATTGGATGGAGATTATTGCCGGAGCAAGTAAAAAGTTCATGGTAAAAAAGATGTCAGATGAAGATTTTGTTTCCCTGGAAGCCATTCACAAGTTCTATGTTAAATCTGTGAAGGGTATCAGTAAGATGCAGtggttacaatttagaaaaaatcatccTTGGACTTTGTTCTACAAAACTACTTTCAATAAAGACTTACCGTTTTCAGAATATAGCATGATCGCTAAGAACCCAGGAAGGATTCCGACCCAACTGCCACCTTTGCctccaaaaacaaacaaaaagaaaataaaggcatCTAAGTACAAGGATCTTCTTGATCTGCTGCAATTTGTACCTCCGGTTCACCACAAATTTTACAGATCTCTAGACTACCAAGGGAATACTTTAACAAGACAGGGCCAATCAAGAGAAGATCAACCTTGTGAGGAACACCCTCATCATGAAGAAGACAACATTGAATTGGAAAACTTTTTTGACAGTGATTCtgactaa